The Sorangiineae bacterium MSr11367 genome window below encodes:
- a CDS encoding outer membrane protein transport protein: MKKKLSLGLATALAFMGPSIARASNVLEFPDNGSEQMARGGAWAARASDPLATYFNPAGLAGQRTALTLQANISFQHTCFSRIKAANDMTDDYVAPGGSYPRVCNDIAPFPNPQLAGAYRINDRVGIGFAILAPSAVGSGKWPTWVGTPDEGKNAQAAPQRYLLIEGHAFQMNPTIGIGAEVIDNLRLGMAFTWGIFSAKLNNAATVNNIDGGQPRDNDLAATAIASDYFVPSLTFGGIYTINDQFDIAGTFKWTDSIKARGNLYTQAEYFTQRVHDGDTSRIKDTDTSYSDCNQGAAAEGKCGEDLARLKLSQPMEAKLAFRYHKPRATALQAHQRDPIHTDVFDAEVDFTWANNSAIDSMEIRFPGDASGSGIIPVNGTPGRLPPIADITRDYKDVFGVRVGGDYNVIPGRFALRGGMFFESNGQNIQYQNIDFVGSARFGLATGATLRLDMGRGEKKDSLEFMLGFMHVFYQKQQNDDPNGNGIHAISGTPCNPTENPTPAGNYCGTGRQKYQTNWPINLGSITSALNVINVGAAYRF, encoded by the coding sequence ATGAAAAAAAAGCTTTCCCTCGGTCTCGCGACCGCGTTGGCCTTCATGGGCCCGAGCATTGCACGCGCTTCGAACGTGCTCGAGTTTCCAGACAATGGATCGGAGCAAATGGCGCGTGGTGGGGCATGGGCAGCCCGGGCGAGCGATCCACTTGCCACGTATTTTAACCCAGCCGGCCTCGCGGGACAGCGCACCGCTTTGACGCTGCAGGCGAACATTTCCTTTCAGCACACCTGTTTCTCGCGGATTAAGGCCGCGAACGACATGACTGACGATTACGTCGCCCCGGGCGGTAGCTACCCGCGCGTGTGCAACGACATCGCGCCGTTCCCCAACCCGCAGCTCGCAGGCGCTTATCGCATCAACGATCGCGTGGGCATCGGTTTCGCGATTTTGGCGCCCAGCGCGGTGGGCTCGGGCAAATGGCCCACCTGGGTCGGCACGCCCGACGAGGGAAAGAACGCGCAGGCCGCGCCGCAGCGTTATTTGCTCATCGAGGGACACGCGTTCCAGATGAATCCGACCATTGGTATTGGCGCGGAAGTCATCGATAACCTGCGGCTTGGAATGGCCTTCACGTGGGGCATCTTCAGCGCAAAGTTGAACAACGCGGCGACGGTCAACAACATCGACGGCGGCCAACCGCGCGACAACGATTTGGCCGCCACCGCCATTGCGAGCGACTACTTCGTTCCCAGCCTAACCTTCGGCGGCATCTACACGATCAACGACCAGTTCGACATTGCCGGCACCTTCAAGTGGACCGACTCCATCAAGGCCCGCGGCAATCTGTACACGCAGGCGGAGTACTTCACGCAGCGCGTCCACGACGGCGACACGAGCCGCATCAAGGACACGGACACGTCGTATTCGGACTGCAACCAGGGTGCCGCCGCCGAGGGGAAATGCGGCGAGGATCTCGCCAGGCTCAAGTTGTCGCAGCCCATGGAGGCCAAGCTCGCCTTCCGCTACCACAAGCCGCGGGCGACCGCGTTGCAGGCGCATCAGCGTGATCCTATCCACACCGACGTGTTCGACGCCGAGGTGGACTTTACCTGGGCCAACAATAGCGCCATCGACTCGATGGAGATCCGCTTCCCCGGCGACGCGTCCGGCAGCGGCATCATCCCGGTGAATGGCACGCCCGGCCGTCTCCCGCCGATTGCGGACATCACGCGCGACTACAAGGACGTGTTCGGTGTCCGCGTCGGTGGCGACTACAACGTCATCCCCGGCCGGTTCGCTCTGCGCGGTGGCATGTTTTTCGAAAGCAACGGGCAGAACATCCAGTATCAGAACATCGACTTCGTCGGCAGTGCACGCTTTGGCCTAGCAACGGGCGCCACCTTGCGCCTCGACATGGGCCGCGGCGAGAAGAAGGACTCCTTGGAGTTCATGCTTGGATTCATGCACGTTTTTTATCAAAAGCAGCAGAACGACGACCCGAACGGGAACGGTATCCACGCGATTTCCGGCACGCCCTGCAATCCGACGGAGAATCCCACGCCTGCCGGCAATTATTGCGGCACCGGGCGTCAGAAGTACCAGACCAATTGGCCTATCAACCTGGGTTCCATCACCAGCGCGCTCAACGTCATCAACGTGGGCGCTGCATACAGATTCTAG
- the trxB gene encoding thioredoxin-disulfide reductase produces MSGESARNVIIIGSGPAGHTAGIYAARANLRPLLFEGVVKGGIPGGQLMITNDVENYPGFPAKVTGPDLMTAFRAQSEHQGVEILSEDVNKVDFSQRPFRIWAGDDDTLYTAQTVIIATGAQAKWLNLPSEDALKGKGVSACAVCDGAFFRNQDVMVIGGGDTAMEESMYLSGICKSVTLVHRRREFRASKTMQDRVLKNAKIRVIYDSGIDEILDVSKGEVTGARVRNLRTNEVTDVPITGFFVAIGHTPNTDLFKGQLELHDNGYIKTKPGTTQTNIPGVFASGDVQDFVYRQAVTAAGTGCMAALEAERWLAQNGEH; encoded by the coding sequence ATGAGCGGAGAGAGCGCGCGTAACGTCATCATCATCGGGTCGGGTCCGGCTGGTCACACCGCCGGCATCTACGCAGCGCGCGCCAACCTGCGCCCGCTGCTCTTCGAAGGGGTGGTGAAGGGCGGCATCCCGGGCGGCCAGCTCATGATCACGAACGACGTGGAGAACTACCCCGGCTTTCCCGCGAAGGTCACGGGGCCGGATCTCATGACCGCCTTCCGTGCGCAATCGGAGCACCAGGGGGTCGAGATCCTCTCGGAGGACGTGAACAAGGTCGACTTCTCCCAGCGCCCCTTCCGCATCTGGGCGGGAGACGACGACACGCTGTACACCGCGCAGACCGTGATCATCGCCACGGGCGCTCAGGCCAAGTGGCTCAATCTACCGAGCGAGGACGCCCTGAAGGGCAAAGGCGTCTCGGCGTGCGCGGTGTGCGACGGCGCGTTCTTCCGCAACCAGGACGTCATGGTCATCGGCGGTGGCGACACCGCGATGGAAGAATCGATGTACCTGTCGGGCATCTGCAAGAGCGTCACCCTCGTGCACCGTCGCCGCGAGTTCCGCGCGAGCAAGACGATGCAAGATCGCGTGCTGAAAAACGCGAAGATCCGCGTCATCTACGATTCGGGCATCGACGAGATCCTCGATGTCTCCAAGGGCGAAGTCACCGGCGCGCGCGTGCGCAACCTGCGCACGAACGAAGTGACCGACGTGCCCATCACGGGCTTCTTCGTGGCCATCGGCCACACGCCGAACACGGATCTCTTCAAGGGCCAGCTCGAGCTCCACGACAACGGCTACATCAAGACGAAGCCGGGCACGACCCAGACGAACATCCCCGGCGTCTTCGCCAGCGGCGACGTGCAGGACTTCGTGTATCGCCAAGCGGTGACCGCCGCGGGCACGGGATGCATGGCCGCGCTGGAAGCGGAGCGCTGGCTCGCACAAAACGGCGAGCACTGA
- a CDS encoding right-handed parallel beta-helix repeat-containing protein produces the protein MRTRLPALAGFASTALLMLLLWASGCQSDNSSPGQQGPDDRPNTCGADLTSDVRNCGECGHECGANHYCKASKCEAGCPERIFYVSNAGNDLNYGCSQAAPRQSIATTIELARSLGVTTHEIRVCAGTYVEGGLSLEHPVSLRGGYDCASWARADGRETVLQHDGGSGATLSIRGTRVGPSVTVEGLTIRGGSGAQGGGALLVSTGAAPVLVRNVITGGSAVAAGDLMASYGIYLQAGAAPEIADSTIGGGSGTAQGSFGSVGIAVASDAGQPRIHGNRIDGGTGTTTLGVATTGLLFSGKGALTGELAVKGNEIRAGAGRVLGASGTGSIGVLVNDAAAIELAGNVIEGGTSTCAGSCPVRGVSVSTTRGVRLAGNRIYGGDATPASAMSWGVLVADSGDAVLENNMVHAGGRAGTMNTVYGVEVSQSSGVAIRGNTLFGAPVPASGESQALGVTRQSSNVSIENNLLIGSGSAQGVGLLLFACPAGSSVASFRHNVFANFGDNLAYGVVSTGNVECNRRDTLTSISNLEQFVTTTAGNSSSRVGGDALVTAAPRAIFASWTDAQSGYPELIATGWKLAANTPCAIARGGDDLSGTLSGDAFGATRSVPFSVGAEELADDSACKP, from the coding sequence ATGCGGACGCGACTCCCCGCGCTTGCTGGTTTTGCTTCGACGGCGCTGCTCATGCTGCTCTTGTGGGCAAGCGGATGCCAGAGCGATAATTCCTCACCTGGACAGCAGGGGCCCGACGATCGGCCGAACACGTGCGGAGCCGACCTCACGAGCGACGTGCGGAACTGCGGCGAATGCGGCCATGAATGCGGGGCCAACCATTACTGCAAGGCCAGCAAGTGCGAGGCCGGGTGCCCCGAACGGATTTTTTACGTCTCCAACGCGGGCAATGATCTCAACTACGGGTGCTCGCAGGCGGCGCCGCGCCAGAGCATCGCGACGACCATCGAGCTTGCCCGCAGCCTTGGGGTGACCACCCACGAGATTCGCGTGTGCGCCGGGACGTACGTGGAGGGCGGGCTGTCGCTCGAGCATCCGGTGTCGTTGCGCGGAGGCTACGACTGCGCGTCGTGGGCTCGCGCCGATGGCCGAGAGACCGTGCTGCAGCACGACGGTGGCTCGGGCGCGACGTTGAGCATCCGCGGGACCAGGGTTGGGCCTTCGGTCACCGTGGAAGGGTTGACCATCCGCGGCGGAAGCGGCGCCCAAGGCGGCGGCGCGCTGCTGGTCTCGACGGGTGCTGCACCGGTGCTCGTGCGCAACGTCATCACCGGCGGAAGCGCGGTGGCCGCGGGCGACTTGATGGCCAGCTACGGCATTTACTTGCAGGCCGGTGCGGCCCCGGAAATTGCCGATAGCACCATCGGCGGCGGTTCGGGCACGGCGCAGGGAAGCTTTGGCAGCGTGGGCATCGCGGTGGCGAGCGACGCAGGGCAGCCGCGCATCCATGGCAACCGCATCGACGGCGGGACGGGGACGACGACCTTGGGCGTCGCCACGACGGGGTTGCTCTTCTCGGGCAAGGGCGCCCTCACCGGCGAGCTCGCAGTCAAAGGCAATGAGATCCGCGCCGGTGCGGGGCGCGTGCTCGGGGCATCGGGAACGGGAAGCATCGGGGTGCTGGTCAATGACGCCGCGGCCATCGAGCTCGCGGGCAACGTCATCGAGGGCGGTACATCGACGTGCGCGGGTTCCTGCCCGGTGCGCGGCGTATCGGTGAGCACCACGCGCGGGGTGCGACTCGCCGGCAATCGCATTTACGGCGGCGACGCCACGCCGGCGAGCGCGATGAGCTGGGGTGTACTCGTCGCCGACTCGGGCGATGCCGTCCTCGAGAACAACATGGTGCACGCAGGGGGACGCGCCGGGACGATGAATACGGTGTACGGCGTCGAGGTGTCGCAATCGTCGGGCGTCGCCATCCGCGGGAACACGCTGTTTGGCGCACCGGTGCCGGCGTCCGGGGAGAGTCAGGCCCTCGGCGTCACCCGGCAATCGAGCAACGTGAGCATCGAGAACAATCTTCTCATTGGGTCAGGATCTGCGCAGGGCGTGGGGCTGCTTCTCTTCGCCTGCCCCGCGGGAAGCTCGGTGGCGAGCTTTCGCCACAACGTGTTTGCCAACTTTGGAGACAACCTGGCCTACGGCGTCGTCTCGACAGGAAATGTCGAGTGCAATAGGCGCGACACGCTCACGAGTATTTCGAACTTGGAGCAATTCGTCACGACCACCGCGGGCAACTCGAGCAGCCGTGTCGGCGGCGACGCCCTCGTTACCGCCGCCCCGCGCGCCATCTTCGCATCCTGGACGGACGCGCAAAGCGGCTACCCGGAGTTGATCGCGACCGGGTGGAAACTGGCCGCGAACACCCCATGTGCGATTGCACGCGGCGGGGACGATCTCAGCGGGACGCTATCGGGTGACGCCTTCGGCGCGACGCGCAGCGTCCCCTTCTCCGTCGGCGCCGAAGAACTCGCCGACGACTCGGCCTGCAAACCCTAA
- a CDS encoding cyclic nucleotide-binding domain-containing protein — translation MSGPSSAETGNEELAGAAVGPTSEREDQLARVSFFDGLTRHALSLIAQVTAEEIHALGTRIFQYGDPGDKLFIILEGKVRISREVSGMGEEALAVLGPGEVFGEMALLDESPRSADARAHERCRLLVITKDAFDDLLFLHKDLAYEVLWSCVRMLSGRLRETNEKLTFLSTSGRF, via the coding sequence ATGAGTGGACCGAGTTCAGCGGAAACGGGAAATGAAGAATTGGCCGGCGCCGCCGTGGGGCCGACGTCCGAACGCGAAGATCAGCTCGCGCGCGTGTCGTTCTTCGACGGCTTGACGCGCCACGCGCTCTCGCTCATCGCGCAGGTGACCGCGGAAGAGATTCACGCCCTCGGGACGAGAATTTTTCAGTACGGCGACCCAGGCGACAAGCTTTTCATCATCCTCGAGGGCAAGGTGCGCATCTCGCGCGAAGTCTCCGGCATGGGCGAGGAGGCCCTGGCGGTGCTTGGCCCCGGGGAAGTCTTCGGCGAAATGGCCCTTCTCGACGAGTCGCCCCGCTCGGCCGACGCGCGCGCCCACGAGCGATGCCGTCTGCTGGTCATCACCAAAGACGCGTTCGACGACCTGCTTTTCCTCCACAAGGACCTCGCGTACGAGGTGCTCTGGAGCTGCGTGCGCATGCTCTCGGGCCGTCTGCGCGAGACAAACGAAAAGTTGACCTTCCTCTCCACGAGCGGAAGGTTCTAG
- a CDS encoding NAD(P)/FAD-dependent oxidoreductase codes for MSLPHVVIVGGGFGGLTAAQALKRSPVRVTLIDRRNHYLFQPLLYQVAMAGLSPADIASPIRSVLAEQKNVTVLLDQAANVDLVQKAITTETGARLDYDFLILAAGAKSDYFGHAEWEQFAPGLKTLTDATEIRRRVLLAFELAERETDEARRRWLLTFVVIGGGPTGVELAGALRELSQHVLTRDFRRIDPTEAHVILMEGGPRVLASFPEDLSQAAVRQLGELGVEIRTGTRVTDIDAQGVAFQSSPDSPPSRLEAANVVWAAGVRATRLTGKLGLPIDRAGRVIVREDCSLPGHPEAFAIGDMAAFTDEEGKLLPGVSPVAMQQARYAAKLVTRAVRDGKALAEFPHEKFRYFDKGTMATIGRSRAVAESGRLKLTGFIAWLAWLFVHLWFLIGHRNRVAVLLTWAWSYVTYERGARLITGRVDAIHPDTEQPPAALAPPTPPRALSTDGARQEERSSEPLRSPQPSH; via the coding sequence GTGTCCCTACCTCACGTAGTCATCGTTGGCGGCGGGTTCGGCGGTCTTACGGCGGCGCAGGCGCTCAAGCGATCACCGGTTCGGGTGACGTTGATAGACCGACGGAATCATTATCTTTTTCAGCCCTTGCTCTACCAGGTGGCCATGGCCGGGCTTTCACCGGCCGACATCGCTTCGCCGATACGTTCGGTGTTGGCCGAGCAGAAGAACGTCACGGTGCTGCTCGATCAGGCGGCCAATGTCGACCTCGTGCAAAAGGCCATCACGACCGAGACGGGGGCGCGGCTCGATTACGACTTTTTGATTCTCGCCGCCGGTGCCAAATCGGATTACTTCGGTCACGCCGAATGGGAGCAATTTGCTCCGGGGCTCAAGACGCTCACCGATGCCACCGAGATCCGGCGTCGCGTGCTGCTCGCGTTCGAGCTCGCCGAGCGCGAGACGGACGAGGCGCGTCGGCGGTGGTTGCTCACCTTCGTCGTCATCGGCGGAGGCCCCACCGGTGTCGAGCTCGCGGGGGCGCTGCGCGAGCTCTCGCAACACGTCCTCACGCGCGATTTTCGCCGCATCGACCCGACGGAGGCGCATGTGATCCTCATGGAGGGCGGCCCGCGCGTGCTCGCCTCGTTCCCGGAGGACCTCTCGCAGGCCGCCGTGCGCCAGCTCGGGGAGCTCGGCGTGGAGATCCGCACGGGAACGCGGGTCACGGACATCGACGCGCAAGGTGTCGCGTTTCAGTCGAGCCCGGATAGCCCGCCCTCGCGCCTCGAAGCCGCCAACGTCGTTTGGGCGGCCGGCGTGCGTGCGACGCGGCTCACGGGCAAGCTAGGCCTGCCCATCGACCGCGCCGGAAGGGTCATCGTGCGCGAGGACTGCAGCCTCCCAGGGCACCCCGAAGCCTTCGCCATCGGCGACATGGCGGCGTTCACCGACGAAGAGGGCAAGCTCCTTCCCGGCGTGAGCCCCGTGGCCATGCAGCAGGCGCGCTACGCGGCGAAGCTCGTCACCCGCGCGGTCCGCGACGGCAAGGCGCTCGCAGAGTTTCCCCACGAGAAATTCCGCTACTTCGACAAGGGCACGATGGCGACCATCGGGCGCTCGCGGGCGGTGGCCGAGTCGGGGCGCCTCAAGCTCACCGGCTTCATCGCCTGGCTTGCCTGGCTCTTCGTGCACTTGTGGTTCCTCATCGGACACCGCAATCGCGTGGCCGTTCTGCTCACCTGGGCGTGGTCGTACGTCACCTACGAGCGCGGGGCCCGCCTCATCACCGGGCGGGTCGATGCCATTCATCCCGACACCGAGCAGCCGCCCGCCGCCCTCGCGCCCCCGACACCGCCGAGGGCGCTGTCCACCGACGGAGCTCGCCAGGAAGAACGAAGCAGCGAGCCTTTGCGGAGTCCCCAGCCTTCGCATTAG
- a CDS encoding cytochrome C oxidase subunit IV family protein: protein MSDSHSADHGHGHHDDGAVHTHIASAQFYVGIFMGLVALTVLTVAVSYVHLGPANLAVAIIIASIKAALVVLFFMHLKYDNKFNGLIFVCSLMFIGVFFAYTINDTGHRGQVDLEQGTETLPADGKLAPGGMPESAAAPKHESEHAPQVGGPLPEGEHH from the coding sequence ATGAGCGATTCCCACAGCGCAGACCACGGTCACGGACATCACGACGACGGCGCGGTGCACACGCACATCGCGAGCGCGCAGTTCTACGTTGGCATCTTCATGGGCCTCGTCGCCCTGACGGTGCTGACGGTGGCGGTTTCCTACGTCCACCTGGGACCGGCGAACCTTGCCGTCGCCATCATCATCGCGTCGATCAAAGCGGCGCTGGTGGTGCTGTTCTTCATGCACTTGAAGTACGACAACAAATTCAACGGGCTCATCTTCGTGTGCTCGTTGATGTTCATCGGCGTGTTCTTCGCGTACACGATCAACGACACGGGGCATCGCGGCCAGGTCGACCTGGAGCAAGGTACCGAGACGTTGCCCGCCGATGGAAAGCTCGCCCCGGGCGGCATGCCCGAATCGGCGGCGGCGCCGAAGCACGAGTCGGAGCACGCTCCGCAAGTCGGCGGGCCGCTCCCCGAAGGCGAGCACCACTGA
- a CDS encoding cytochrome c oxidase subunit 3 family protein has product MSQAASHAESSAASHDESHAGGHDEHHGPPWLAHHFDTPAQQFDAAKLGMWAFLAQELLFFSGVFVAYGIFRSWYPEAFSTASHQLDRVMGAANTIVLLFSSWTAAMAVRSSQLGKKQQTTTLLLITIACAFIFLIVKYFEYQHKFHAGLLPGKYFGHPVDGGLFGAIPAGHGHTPHLAPKAHIFFSLYFVMTGIHALHVIVGIGVLFWIVKRNASGEFSKEFFTPVDLVALYWHLVDLIWIYLFPLLYLID; this is encoded by the coding sequence ATGAGCCAAGCTGCAAGCCACGCCGAGTCGTCGGCGGCGTCTCACGACGAGTCGCACGCGGGCGGACACGACGAGCATCACGGACCGCCCTGGCTCGCGCACCACTTCGACACGCCCGCCCAGCAGTTCGACGCGGCGAAGCTCGGAATGTGGGCGTTCCTCGCGCAGGAGCTCCTGTTCTTCAGCGGCGTCTTCGTCGCCTACGGCATCTTCCGCAGCTGGTACCCGGAGGCCTTCAGCACGGCCTCGCACCAGCTGGACCGGGTGATGGGCGCGGCCAACACGATCGTGCTCCTCTTCTCCAGCTGGACGGCGGCCATGGCCGTGCGTTCGTCTCAGTTGGGCAAGAAGCAGCAGACGACCACCCTGCTGCTCATCACCATCGCGTGTGCCTTCATCTTCCTCATCGTCAAGTACTTCGAGTACCAGCACAAGTTCCACGCGGGCTTGCTGCCGGGTAAGTACTTCGGCCATCCGGTGGACGGTGGGCTCTTCGGAGCGATCCCCGCAGGCCACGGCCACACGCCGCACCTGGCGCCCAAGGCGCACATCTTCTTCTCGCTCTACTTCGTGATGACCGGCATCCACGCGCTCCACGTCATCGTGGGCATCGGTGTGCTGTTCTGGATCGTGAAGCGGAACGCGTCGGGCGAGTTCTCGAAAGAGTTCTTCACCCCCGTCGATCTGGTGGCGCTCTACTGGCACTTGGTCGACTTGATCTGGATTTACCTGTTCCCGCTCCTCTACCTCATCGACTGA
- a CDS encoding cbb3-type cytochrome c oxidase subunit I, whose translation MGAATTTVPRAQPHHPDPNENYLKAERGIMSWLVTLDHKRIGIMYLISVILAFAVGGAFALGVRLELFSRGRTIMDADQYNRAFTLHGVVMVFLFIIPSIPAALGNFILPIQLGAKDVAFPRLNLMSYYIYVFGACFALYSMVNGAVDTGWTFYTPYSMRTASSVIPMVLGAFIMGFSSILTGVNFLVTVHKLRAPGQTWTKLPLFIWGLYSTSIIQVLATPVLAITLLLLCLERFLGLGIFDPKLGGDPVLFQHFFWFYSHPAVYIMIVPGMAVVNEIIATFTRRAIVGYMFVAMSSLALALLGFLVWGHHLFVSGMSEYATMVFSGLTFLVAIPSGVKVFNWVATLYKGSIRLESPMLYALSFIFLFTIGGLTGLFLGMLAIDVHLHDTYFVVAHFHYVMVGGTVMGFVGGLHYWWPKMTGKLYSEGMAKVAWFLVFIGFNVTFIAQFIMGSRGMPRRYYDYLPEFEIFHKVSTIGSWILGAGFLTMLAMFIISLKSGAKSTRNPWGSAALEWQTPTPPPLANFIKVPTITRGPYDYHLATEEELSEQ comes from the coding sequence ATGGGAGCCGCTACAACCACCGTCCCCAGAGCCCAACCGCACCACCCCGATCCGAACGAGAATTATCTCAAGGCGGAGCGGGGCATCATGTCCTGGCTCGTGACGCTCGATCACAAGCGCATCGGGATCATGTACCTGATCTCGGTCATCCTGGCCTTCGCGGTCGGAGGTGCCTTCGCCCTCGGCGTGCGCCTCGAGCTGTTCTCGCGCGGCCGCACCATCATGGACGCGGATCAATACAACCGCGCCTTCACGTTGCACGGCGTGGTGATGGTGTTCCTCTTCATCATCCCGTCGATTCCGGCTGCACTGGGTAACTTCATCCTCCCGATCCAACTCGGGGCCAAGGACGTCGCCTTCCCGCGCCTGAATCTGATGTCGTATTACATCTACGTCTTCGGCGCCTGCTTCGCGCTTTACAGCATGGTGAACGGCGCCGTCGACACCGGCTGGACGTTCTACACGCCGTACAGCATGCGCACGGCCTCGTCGGTCATCCCGATGGTGCTCGGCGCCTTCATCATGGGCTTCTCGTCAATCCTCACCGGTGTGAACTTCCTGGTGACGGTGCACAAGCTGCGCGCGCCCGGGCAGACCTGGACCAAGTTGCCGCTGTTCATCTGGGGCCTCTACTCCACGAGCATCATCCAGGTTCTCGCGACGCCGGTTCTCGCCATCACGCTGCTGCTGCTCTGCCTCGAGCGCTTCCTCGGCCTGGGCATCTTCGATCCGAAGCTCGGCGGCGACCCAGTTCTGTTCCAGCACTTCTTCTGGTTCTACTCGCACCCCGCGGTCTACATCATGATCGTGCCGGGCATGGCGGTGGTGAACGAGATCATCGCGACGTTCACCCGCCGCGCGATCGTCGGTTACATGTTCGTCGCCATGAGCTCGCTGGCGCTGGCGCTCCTCGGCTTCCTCGTCTGGGGCCACCACCTCTTCGTCAGCGGCATGAGCGAGTACGCGACGATGGTGTTTTCGGGGCTGACCTTCCTCGTGGCCATCCCGTCCGGCGTGAAGGTCTTCAACTGGGTTGCCACGCTCTACAAGGGCTCGATTCGGCTCGAATCGCCGATGCTGTACGCCCTGTCGTTCATCTTCCTCTTCACCATCGGTGGTCTGACCGGGTTGTTCCTCGGCATGCTCGCCATCGACGTGCACCTCCACGACACGTACTTCGTCGTCGCGCACTTCCACTACGTCATGGTGGGCGGCACGGTGATGGGCTTCGTCGGCGGTCTGCACTACTGGTGGCCGAAGATGACGGGCAAGCTTTACAGCGAGGGCATGGCCAAGGTGGCCTGGTTCCTCGTGTTCATCGGCTTCAACGTCACCTTCATCGCGCAGTTCATCATGGGCTCGCGCGGCATGCCCCGGCGCTACTACGACTACCTCCCCGAGTTCGAGATCTTCCACAAGGTGTCGACCATCGGCTCGTGGATCCTGGGCGCCGGCTTCCTGACCATGCTGGCAATGTTCATCATCTCGCTGAAGAGCGGCGCGAAGTCCACGCGTAACCCGTGGGGTTCTGCGGCCCTCGAGTGGCAGACGCCCACGCCGCCTCCCCTCGCGAACTTCATCAAGGTGCCGACGATCACCCGCGGCCCGTACGATTACCATCTGGCCACCGAAGAGGAGCTGTCCGAGCAATGA
- the coxB gene encoding cytochrome c oxidase subunit II has translation MVSPDNFQLPEQLSTGAAEVDDLYMFVYWFSLIFTAIIVAVMIYCIVKFRRRPGVKAEPVGHNLVMELVWTFGPVVFIAILFHLGFKVYVHNAVAQEGAMEIRARGRQWLWEFQYPNGSTATNELKLPVGKPVKFIISSDDVLHSFYVPGARLKRDAVPGMYTNITFTPTKLGPMQVFCAEYCGTSHSGMLAMIEVMTPEAFQKFLDEGDKPPAGTSPEEYGATLYKKNACNTCHSVDGSKMPGPTWKGLWGKQEQMADGSTVQVDENYVKESILKPQAKIAAGFTTTQMPPFTLKDPQIDAIIAYMKTLK, from the coding sequence GTGGTAAGCCCCGACAATTTTCAACTACCCGAGCAGCTCTCGACCGGCGCCGCCGAGGTCGATGACCTCTACATGTTCGTCTACTGGTTCAGTCTGATCTTCACCGCGATCATCGTCGCGGTGATGATCTACTGCATCGTGAAGTTCCGCCGTCGTCCGGGGGTGAAGGCGGAACCCGTCGGACACAACCTGGTCATGGAGCTGGTTTGGACGTTCGGCCCGGTCGTCTTCATCGCCATCCTCTTCCACCTTGGTTTCAAGGTGTACGTGCACAACGCCGTCGCGCAGGAAGGCGCGATGGAGATTCGTGCGCGCGGCCGGCAGTGGCTCTGGGAGTTCCAGTACCCGAACGGCTCGACGGCGACGAACGAACTGAAGCTGCCCGTGGGCAAGCCGGTGAAGTTCATCATCTCGTCCGACGACGTGCTCCACAGCTTCTACGTGCCGGGCGCCCGTTTGAAGCGCGACGCCGTTCCGGGCATGTACACGAACATCACCTTCACGCCGACCAAGCTCGGTCCGATGCAAGTCTTCTGTGCGGAGTACTGCGGCACAAGCCACTCGGGCATGCTTGCCATGATCGAGGTCATGACCCCCGAGGCGTTCCAGAAGTTCCTCGACGAGGGTGACAAGCCCCCGGCAGGCACCTCTCCGGAAGAGTACGGCGCGACGCTCTACAAGAAGAACGCGTGCAACACCTGCCACTCCGTCGACGGCTCGAAGATGCCCGGACCGACCTGGAAGGGTCTCTGGGGCAAGCAAGAGCAAATGGCGGACGGGTCGACCGTGCAGGTCGACGAAAATTACGTCAAAGAATCCATCCTGAAGCCACAGGCGAAGATTGCGGCCGGGTTTACCACCACGCAAATGCCGCCCTTCACGCTGAAGGATCCACAGATTGACGCCATCATCGCCTACATGAAGACGCTGAAGTAG